The Sulfitobacter sp. S223 genome has a window encoding:
- a CDS encoding MATE family efflux transporter gives MSAQGRFLTGSTMGHVVRMTATGALGITFVFIVDAANLLWVSQLGDKQLVAAIGFAYAVQFFSVSVAVGLMIAATAVVSRSIGAGDRESARRQAGAAVVIAASALVVVATLIVVFRHQLVGFAGAQGETARLAARYLAITIPSLVPMSAALVMSGTLRADGYGAKAMYITLFAGTVLLVIDPFLIYYWGWGLDGAAAGLVLFRFALLALAVRFAIFEMNLVDKPRFSTLRSIGAPFIAVAIPAIATQMSTPVGNYLLTIVMAPFGDDAVAAWAVVGRLTVVVFGGIFALSGAIGGIFGQNFGADQLDRVRGTYRDALLFCFLYTLVAWGLFVALVPYVIGAFGLIGQGADVLMAFVQIGVGGFIFFGALFVSNAAFNNLGKPARSTLVNWTKDGLLSMPAALWFSGVFGAAGVIYGQAAAGITVGAVSAIWGWFYVKGLKADAPEALDLTPPPPYPNPDRHRSR, from the coding sequence ATGAGCGCCCAGGGCCGTTTTCTCACAGGCTCCACAATGGGGCATGTCGTGCGGATGACGGCCACTGGCGCGCTTGGGATTACTTTTGTCTTTATCGTAGATGCGGCGAACCTGTTGTGGGTGTCCCAATTGGGCGACAAGCAGTTGGTCGCGGCAATTGGCTTTGCTTATGCGGTCCAGTTCTTTTCTGTTTCGGTCGCGGTTGGGCTGATGATCGCGGCGACGGCCGTCGTTTCCCGTTCTATTGGCGCAGGAGATCGGGAAAGTGCGCGGCGGCAAGCTGGCGCTGCTGTTGTGATTGCGGCCAGCGCGCTGGTTGTCGTTGCGACCTTGATCGTGGTGTTCAGGCACCAACTGGTCGGCTTTGCCGGCGCACAGGGAGAGACAGCCCGACTGGCCGCGCGCTACCTTGCGATCACAATCCCTTCTCTTGTCCCTATGTCAGCAGCGCTGGTCATGTCAGGCACGCTGCGTGCGGACGGCTACGGTGCCAAGGCGATGTATATCACGCTGTTTGCCGGCACGGTTCTGTTGGTGATTGATCCCTTCCTTATTTACTATTGGGGTTGGGGGCTGGACGGGGCGGCTGCTGGCCTTGTCCTGTTCCGCTTTGCGCTGTTGGCCCTGGCTGTGCGCTTTGCCATTTTTGAGATGAACCTTGTGGACAAGCCACGGTTCAGCACGTTGCGCAGCATTGGCGCGCCGTTCATTGCGGTGGCAATACCGGCGATAGCAACACAGATGAGCACGCCTGTAGGCAACTATCTTCTGACCATTGTCATGGCGCCGTTTGGTGACGATGCGGTGGCGGCATGGGCGGTTGTCGGACGGCTCACGGTGGTTGTGTTTGGTGGAATCTTCGCATTATCAGGCGCGATCGGCGGAATTTTTGGCCAGAACTTTGGCGCGGACCAGTTGGACCGCGTGCGTGGTACCTACCGCGATGCGCTGCTGTTCTGTTTTCTGTATACGTTGGTCGCTTGGGGGCTTTTCGTTGCGCTGGTACCTTATGTCATCGGTGCATTTGGCCTGATAGGGCAGGGCGCGGATGTATTGATGGCGTTCGTCCAGATCGGCGTGGGCGGATTTATCTTTTTCGGGGCGCTGTTTGTTTCAAATGCGGCCTTCAACAATCTTGGCAAACCCGCGCGCTCGACTCTGGTAAACTGGACCAAGGACGGCTTGCTGAGCATGCCCGCCGCGCTGTGGTTCTCTGGCGTATTCGGCGCAGCTGGTGTGATATACGGGCAGGCGGCTGCGGGTATCACAGTGGGCGCAGTTTCCGCAATTTGGGGATGGTTCTATGTGAAGGGTCTGAAAGCCGATGCACCGGAAGCCCTTGACCTCACACCGCCGCCCCCCTACCCGAACCCTGACAGACACAGGAGCCGATAG
- a CDS encoding DUF1127 domain-containing protein, protein MAAFDTSRTTYGVASFANRACAFVADMANTVNAWNDARITTRALAGLTDRELADIGLERGDIDSVARSAMIR, encoded by the coding sequence ATGGCTGCTTTTGACACATCCCGCACCACCTATGGTGTTGCATCCTTTGCAAACCGCGCATGCGCATTTGTTGCCGATATGGCAAACACAGTTAACGCGTGGAATGATGCCCGCATCACCACCAGAGCACTGGCAGGCCTGACAGACCGCGAGCTGGCGGACATCGGTCTTGAGCGTGGCGACATCGACTCCGTAGCGCGCAGTGCTATGATCCGCTGA
- a CDS encoding primosomal protein N' — MFFDEGALVAVLTTQPLDRALDYKAPEGGCHLGAFVEVPLGPRKVIGVVWGPGQGDYDYNKIRSVIRVLDVSPMRAEMVSFLEKSAAYTLTPLSAMLRLCTRAPGLGDPPSMRKVYRRGTGEPDRVTKARTQVLETLAEYGDLSFTLKELAEMAGVTSSVIKGLMKQDVVHEEDSPRDQPYPRLDPALPGKKLSADQEAGAKMLAEGVASGTYGTTLLRGVTGSGKTEVYLEAVAAALRSGRQALVLLPEIALTSEFLTRVEARFGAKPAEWHSGATMTERRRIWRMVGQGQAQLVIGARSALFLPFQNLGLIVVDEEHDTSYKQEDGVLYNARDMAVLRASICGAHVVLASATPSLESWANAQAGKYTRLELTSRFGPAVMPTMGTIDMRSEGLPSDRWVSPALKKEVDARMARGEQAMLFINRRGYAPVTLCRACGHQIACDHCDARMVEHRFLKRLICHQCGESKPMPEACPSCEAVDKLAAVGPGVERLGEEAAALWPDARIATLSSDMYGSARALKAEIAGIAEGAADIIIGTQLVAKGHNFPKLTLVGVIDADLGLSGSDLRAAERTFQLMRQVAGRAGRAEAPGTALLQTYQPDHPVIRAILAGDEEGFWQAEAKEREQAGMPPYGRLAGIILSGPDVAAVFEAGNQLARNDRALRDVGAQVYGPAPAPIARVRGRHRVRLLVKADKSVALQRALAKWVSQIKLKGDLRLAVDIDPQSFY, encoded by the coding sequence ATGTTCTTTGATGAAGGTGCATTGGTCGCTGTGTTGACCACACAACCGCTGGACCGTGCGCTGGATTACAAGGCGCCCGAAGGCGGCTGCCATCTGGGGGCGTTTGTCGAGGTACCGCTGGGTCCGCGCAAGGTGATCGGTGTCGTCTGGGGGCCGGGGCAGGGTGACTATGACTACAATAAAATCCGTTCGGTCATTCGGGTGCTTGATGTCTCGCCGATGCGCGCCGAGATGGTCAGCTTCCTTGAGAAATCCGCAGCCTATACGCTGACACCACTAAGCGCGATGCTGCGGCTGTGCACCCGTGCGCCGGGTTTGGGTGATCCGCCATCGATGCGCAAAGTTTACCGGCGTGGCACCGGAGAACCGGACCGCGTCACCAAGGCACGCACGCAGGTGTTGGAGACGTTGGCCGAATACGGTGATTTGTCTTTCACGCTTAAGGAACTGGCAGAAATGGCAGGGGTGACTTCGTCTGTCATCAAAGGGCTGATGAAGCAGGATGTCGTGCATGAAGAGGACAGTCCGCGCGATCAGCCATATCCGCGTCTTGATCCTGCCCTGCCAGGGAAAAAGCTGAGCGCGGATCAGGAGGCTGGTGCCAAGATGCTGGCAGAGGGCGTTGCCTCAGGCACTTATGGTACGACCTTGCTGCGCGGCGTCACCGGATCGGGCAAAACCGAAGTCTATCTGGAAGCCGTGGCTGCTGCCCTGCGAAGCGGACGGCAGGCGCTGGTGCTTTTGCCCGAGATCGCGCTCACATCCGAATTCCTGACTCGCGTCGAAGCGCGATTTGGCGCCAAACCTGCTGAGTGGCATTCGGGCGCGACGATGACAGAGCGGCGGCGGATTTGGCGCATGGTCGGGCAGGGGCAAGCGCAGCTGGTCATCGGAGCGCGGTCAGCTTTGTTTTTGCCGTTCCAGAATCTGGGTCTGATCGTGGTCGATGAAGAACACGACACTTCCTACAAACAAGAAGACGGCGTGCTGTATAATGCACGGGATATGGCGGTTCTGCGTGCCTCCATTTGCGGTGCGCATGTCGTGCTGGCCTCTGCCACGCCCAGCCTTGAGAGTTGGGCCAACGCGCAGGCAGGCAAATACACAAGACTTGAACTAACTTCGCGATTCGGCCCTGCGGTGATGCCGACGATGGGAACAATTGATATGCGGAGCGAGGGGCTGCCATCAGATAGGTGGGTGTCGCCAGCACTGAAGAAAGAAGTGGACGCGCGGATGGCGCGGGGTGAGCAGGCGATGCTGTTCATCAACCGCCGCGGATATGCGCCGGTGACCCTGTGTCGGGCCTGCGGGCACCAGATTGCATGCGATCACTGCGATGCGCGCATGGTCGAGCACCGTTTCCTTAAGCGGTTGATCTGCCATCAATGCGGCGAAAGCAAACCCATGCCAGAGGCGTGCCCGTCCTGCGAGGCCGTGGACAAGCTGGCCGCTGTTGGTCCCGGCGTGGAGCGCTTAGGCGAAGAGGCGGCCGCACTCTGGCCCGATGCACGCATCGCCACGCTTAGTTCTGACATGTACGGATCGGCGCGTGCCTTGAAGGCAGAGATCGCGGGAATTGCCGAAGGGGCGGCGGATATCATCATTGGCACGCAGCTGGTGGCCAAGGGACATAATTTTCCCAAACTGACACTGGTCGGTGTGATCGACGCGGACCTTGGGCTATCGGGCAGTGACTTGCGTGCGGCTGAACGCACGTTCCAGCTGATGCGTCAGGTGGCAGGGCGGGCAGGGCGCGCCGAAGCCCCCGGTACGGCGCTGTTGCAGACTTATCAACCCGACCATCCGGTCATCCGAGCGATTTTGGCAGGGGATGAGGAAGGCTTCTGGCAGGCTGAGGCGAAAGAGCGTGAGCAGGCAGGAATGCCACCCTATGGCAGGCTAGCCGGGATTATCCTAAGCGGCCCCGATGTTGCGGCGGTGTTCGAGGCGGGCAACCAGTTGGCCCGCAACGACCGTGCGCTGCGCGATGTAGGCGCACAGGTTTATGGTCCGGCTCCGGCCCCGATTGCACGGGTGCGCGGTCGCCATCGCGTGCGGCTTTTGGTCAAGGCAGACAAAAGCGTGGCTTTGCAGCGGGCGCTGGCCAAATGGGTCAGCCAAATCAAGCTCAAGGGCGACCTGCGTCTTGCTGTCGATATTGATCCGCAAAGCTTTTATTAG
- a CDS encoding MFS transporter: MIEYLTLDDAKDQPVWRRPIALLFVMALAMPIAFFTWYALLNNFVKEVAQFDGADIGLLHTIREIPGFLSFLVIFLIIFVREQMLGLVSLMLLGAATAVTAWFPQLAGIMILTFLSSVGFHYYETVNQSLQLQWLPRDRAPQILGWLMATGSAATFLVYFVIMVLWEPLGLTYNIVFMAGGGITIAAALFALLAFPQYESPHPQIKRLVLRKRYWLYYALQFMSGARRQIFMVFAGFMMVEKFGFAVHEVAGLYLINLVLNMLIAPVLGRVVARFGERNALLFEYTGLVCVFLAYGGVYFFDWGFQIAAVLYVLDHMFFGLALALKTYFQKIGAPGDMAPTAAVAFTINHIAAVFLPVMLGLLWLVSPAAVFFLAAGMAFVSFLLATLIPRHPDEGNETVFVERRLKVAK, encoded by the coding sequence ATGATAGAATATTTGACCCTCGACGATGCCAAAGACCAACCCGTCTGGCGGCGTCCTATTGCGCTTTTGTTTGTGATGGCCTTGGCCATGCCGATTGCGTTTTTTACTTGGTATGCGCTGCTAAACAACTTCGTGAAAGAAGTTGCGCAGTTTGACGGGGCGGATATCGGCCTGCTGCATACGATACGCGAAATCCCCGGTTTTCTGTCTTTTCTGGTTATTTTCCTGATCATCTTCGTGCGCGAGCAGATGCTGGGTCTGGTCTCGCTTATGCTGCTGGGGGCGGCCACAGCAGTGACGGCGTGGTTCCCGCAGTTGGCGGGTATCATGATCCTGACGTTCCTCAGTTCGGTCGGGTTCCATTACTATGAAACGGTGAACCAGTCTTTGCAGTTGCAGTGGCTTCCGCGTGACCGTGCGCCGCAGATTTTGGGCTGGTTGATGGCCACAGGTTCGGCGGCAACGTTCCTTGTGTATTTTGTGATCATGGTCCTCTGGGAGCCTCTGGGCCTGACGTATAACATCGTCTTTATGGCGGGCGGCGGCATTACCATTGCGGCGGCGCTTTTTGCCCTGCTGGCCTTTCCACAATATGAAAGCCCGCATCCACAGATCAAGCGGCTGGTGTTGCGCAAGCGTTACTGGCTGTACTATGCGCTGCAATTCATGTCGGGCGCGCGGCGGCAGATCTTTATGGTATTTGCCGGCTTTATGATGGTCGAAAAGTTCGGCTTTGCGGTGCATGAGGTTGCGGGCCTATATCTCATCAACCTTGTGCTCAACATGCTGATTGCTCCGGTTCTTGGGCGGGTTGTGGCGCGCTTTGGTGAGCGCAACGCGCTGTTGTTCGAATATACTGGTCTGGTCTGTGTGTTCCTTGCTTATGGTGGCGTCTACTTTTTTGATTGGGGCTTTCAGATCGCCGCTGTGCTTTATGTACTGGACCATATGTTCTTTGGGTTGGCGTTGGCGCTCAAAACCTACTTCCAGAAAATTGGCGCCCCTGGCGACATGGCGCCAACGGCGGCGGTGGCCTTTACCATCAATCACATTGCGGCGGTTTTTCTGCCTGTGATGTTGGGGTTGTTGTGGTTGGTGTCACCGGCGGCGGTGTTCTTTCTGGCCGCTGGTATGGCGTTCGTGTCGTTCCTGTTGGCCACGCTGATTCCGCGCCACCCGGATGAGGGCAACGAGACGGTTTTTGTGGAGCGCAGGCTCAAAGTGGCTAAATGA
- a CDS encoding 50S ribosomal protein L11 methyltransferase encodes MPTFTALTTLTGREPAYKLGEAMEGMTPEPTGVGVFEMEDGSGLWEVGGYFEEEPDAMALAVLAAAMGAKTFVVSELPETDWVAHVRRELAPVEAGRFFVYGSHDADKVPSDCEPLLIEAAMAFGTGHHGTTLGCLRALDRLANGGFVGKRVVDIGCGTAVLAMAAARIWEDQVLASDIDEVAVDVAQVNVVANDLEGRVTCVEAAGFDHPALAQAAPFDLVFANILKGPLVALAPDMAGAMAPEGYAILSGILNEQADEVIEVYAQSGINLHHRESIGDWTTIVLRKMN; translated from the coding sequence ATGCCTACCTTTACCGCACTGACCACGCTGACCGGCCGCGAGCCTGCCTATAAATTGGGTGAGGCAATGGAAGGCATGACGCCCGAACCGACAGGCGTGGGCGTGTTCGAGATGGAAGACGGCTCCGGTCTGTGGGAAGTCGGTGGCTATTTTGAGGAAGAACCCGATGCAATGGCGCTTGCGGTTCTGGCTGCGGCCATGGGCGCGAAGACCTTTGTTGTCTCTGAACTGCCTGAAACCGATTGGGTCGCCCATGTGCGCCGTGAGCTTGCGCCGGTCGAGGCTGGGCGCTTCTTTGTCTATGGTAGTCATGACGCAGATAAAGTGCCCTCCGACTGTGAACCGCTGCTGATTGAGGCCGCGATGGCGTTCGGCACCGGACACCACGGCACCACACTGGGCTGCTTGCGCGCGCTGGACCGGTTGGCGAACGGTGGATTCGTCGGCAAGCGCGTTGTCGACATCGGCTGCGGCACTGCCGTGTTGGCGATGGCAGCTGCACGGATCTGGGAAGATCAGGTGCTGGCATCTGATATTGACGAAGTTGCAGTGGATGTGGCGCAGGTCAATGTCGTTGCGAACGATCTAGAAGGCCGCGTGACCTGCGTAGAGGCAGCAGGCTTTGATCACCCCGCGTTGGCGCAGGCCGCCCCGTTTGATCTGGTGTTCGCAAACATTCTTAAAGGGCCGCTTGTGGCTCTTGCGCCGGATATGGCCGGTGCAATGGCACCCGAAGGCTATGCGATTCTCTCAGGTATCCTGAACGAGCAGGCAGACGAAGTGATCGAGGTTTATGCACAATCTGGCATCAATCTACATCACAGAGAAAGTATTGGTGACTGGACGACGATAGTGCTTCGGAAAATGAACTAG
- a CDS encoding phosphatidylcholine/phosphatidylserine synthase: MTKQKLALAVHLLTGTGAVFAMLAMLAAVDAKYDLMFLWLVIAFFVDGIDGPLARKYDVKTNAPEFDGVLLDLIIDYLTYVFIPAFALFKSGLMDGWSGWLMIIIVTFASAMYFADTRMKTKDNSFSGFPGCWNMLVLVIFALGIPWYVSLVLVTFLAITMFLPIKFVHPVRTERWRAVTLPMALAWTFFAGWAALVNFHPESWAQWGLVVTSIYLLFAGLAQQILFDGRDI, translated from the coding sequence ATGACAAAACAAAAATTAGCCCTCGCAGTTCACCTGCTGACAGGAACCGGCGCAGTTTTCGCCATGCTTGCTATGTTGGCAGCTGTTGATGCAAAATATGACCTGATGTTCTTGTGGCTGGTGATCGCCTTCTTTGTGGACGGAATCGACGGGCCGTTGGCGCGCAAATATGATGTAAAGACAAACGCGCCTGAGTTTGACGGCGTGTTGCTGGATTTGATCATCGATTACCTGACCTATGTCTTCATCCCCGCCTTTGCCCTGTTCAAGTCGGGCCTGATGGACGGATGGAGCGGATGGCTTATGATCATCATCGTGACCTTTGCCAGCGCAATGTACTTTGCAGATACCCGCATGAAAACAAAGGATAATTCGTTTTCCGGATTTCCAGGCTGCTGGAACATGCTGGTGCTGGTGATCTTCGCGCTTGGCATCCCGTGGTACGTCAGCCTTGTTCTAGTTACCTTCTTGGCCATCACCATGTTTTTGCCAATCAAGTTCGTACATCCAGTGCGTACGGAACGCTGGCGCGCAGTCACGCTGCCAATGGCGCTTGCGTGGACGTTTTTCGCCGGCTGGGCAGCTTTGGTGAATTTCCATCCCGAAAGCTGGGCTCAATGGGGACTTGTTGTGACCTCGATCTACTTGCTTTTCGCAGGTCTGGCGCAGCAAATCCTATTTGACGGCCGCGACATCTAA
- a CDS encoding tyrosine recombinase XerC — protein MSDPASTLAISAAARDALKTWLDHQRALKGAAENTLTAYRGDVTEFLAFMSVHHGSPHGLGALAKITVSDMRAWMAQTRTTGVGPRSLARKLSAVKAFYRWLAEREGFEPTAVLSTRAPKFTKKLPRPLAVDAARELIDCVETQARAPWVAARDVAVLTLLWGCGLRISEALGLTGADAPLPQVLRITGKGGKERVVPVLPAARLAVDAYLKACPHAREAKGPLFRGVRGGALSPGVIQKVMASARMQLGLPASATPHAMRHSFATHLLDAGGDLRAIQELLGHASLSTTQAYTAVDTLRLMEVYNSAHPRA, from the coding sequence TTGAGCGATCCGGCAAGCACCCTTGCCATCAGCGCCGCTGCGCGCGACGCCCTAAAAACTTGGCTGGATCATCAGCGCGCCCTGAAAGGGGCCGCTGAGAACACGCTGACGGCCTATCGCGGGGATGTGACCGAATTTTTGGCCTTTATGAGTGTTCATCACGGCTCGCCGCATGGGTTGGGCGCGCTGGCCAAGATCACTGTCAGCGACATGCGCGCGTGGATGGCTCAAACCCGGACCACTGGCGTTGGCCCGCGCAGCCTTGCGCGCAAGTTGTCGGCAGTGAAAGCCTTCTACCGCTGGCTGGCAGAGCGTGAGGGGTTTGAGCCGACTGCCGTTCTCTCCACCCGCGCGCCGAAGTTTACCAAGAAATTGCCACGCCCTTTGGCCGTAGATGCGGCCCGTGAGCTGATCGACTGCGTCGAAACCCAGGCCCGTGCCCCGTGGGTTGCTGCGCGTGATGTTGCCGTGCTGACCCTGCTGTGGGGCTGTGGCCTGCGGATATCCGAGGCGCTTGGCCTGACTGGTGCCGATGCGCCTTTGCCGCAGGTTCTGCGCATTACCGGTAAGGGTGGTAAAGAACGCGTTGTGCCGGTCTTGCCTGCCGCGCGCCTTGCGGTGGACGCCTATCTAAAGGCCTGCCCACACGCGCGCGAAGCCAAAGGGCCGCTGTTCCGAGGCGTGCGCGGCGGTGCGCTTTCGCCCGGGGTGATCCAAAAGGTCATGGCAAGCGCGCGTATGCAACTGGGCCTACCTGCAAGTGCGACACCGCATGCGATGCGCCACAGCTTTGCCACCCATCTACTGGATGCAGGCGGTGATTTGCGCGCCATTCAGGAACTTCTGGGCCACGCGTCTCTTTCAACCACACAAGCCTATACGGCCGTGGACACGCTGCGTCTGATGGAAGTGTACAACAGCGCCCATCCGCGCGCCTGA
- the ruvC gene encoding crossover junction endodeoxyribonuclease RuvC has protein sequence MRVIGIDPGLRNMGWGVIDVAGSKLSHVANGICHSQTGMDLAERLLTLHAQLTRIFVTYRPQTAAVEHTFVNKDGVATLKLGQARGIALLVPAQMGLTVGEYAPNNVKKTVVGVGHADKGQIAHMVRMQLPGVQFEGPDAADALAIAITHAHHGGASNFAAAVARASA, from the coding sequence ATCAGGGTAATCGGTATTGATCCGGGGCTGCGAAACATGGGTTGGGGTGTCATCGATGTGGCGGGATCCAAGCTGAGTCATGTGGCAAACGGAATCTGTCATTCGCAAACGGGTATGGATCTTGCGGAACGTCTGCTGACATTACACGCGCAGCTTACGCGTATTTTTGTGACCTACCGGCCCCAGACGGCTGCGGTTGAGCATACATTTGTGAATAAGGATGGTGTGGCGACACTCAAGCTGGGACAGGCGCGGGGCATCGCCCTGCTGGTGCCCGCGCAGATGGGCCTGACCGTTGGGGAATATGCGCCTAACAATGTGAAAAAGACAGTGGTCGGTGTCGGGCATGCCGACAAGGGACAGATCGCGCATATGGTGCGGATGCAATTGCCCGGCGTTCAGTTTGAAGGGCCGGATGCTGCGGATGCATTGGCTATTGCGATCACTCATGCGCATCATGGCGGTGCATCCAACTTTGCAGCGGCAGTCGCGAGGGCGAGCGCATGA
- a CDS encoding DUF484 family protein, giving the protein MSSSPKIEDALREAIISQPDVILDDNDLMQALIAANEKAMGGNIVDLRGIAMERLETRLDRLEDTHRSVIAAAYENLAGTNQIHRAILRMLDPVEFETFLRDLGGEVAEILRVDAVKLVLESVQNDTDPAVQRLGDVLNVAEPGFIDRYLTQGRGGTVRQVTLRSIQDASDHIYGPNYEWIRSEACLKLDFGAGRLPGMLVMGSEDPHMFGPQQGTDLLAFFTGIFERTMRRWLS; this is encoded by the coding sequence ATGAGCAGCAGCCCAAAAATTGAAGACGCCCTTCGTGAGGCGATCATTTCGCAACCCGATGTGATTCTGGATGACAACGATCTCATGCAGGCGCTTATTGCGGCCAATGAAAAAGCGATGGGCGGTAATATCGTCGATCTGCGCGGCATCGCTATGGAGCGGTTGGAGACGCGGCTTGACCGTCTTGAAGACACCCACCGCAGCGTCATTGCCGCTGCTTATGAAAACCTTGCAGGCACCAATCAGATCCACCGCGCCATTCTGCGGATGCTCGATCCGGTAGAATTCGAGACCTTTTTGCGCGATTTGGGCGGCGAAGTCGCCGAGATTTTGCGCGTTGATGCGGTCAAACTGGTGCTGGAGTCAGTCCAGAATGACACAGATCCCGCCGTTCAACGCCTTGGTGATGTGCTTAACGTGGCAGAGCCCGGATTTATTGACCGCTACCTGACCCAAGGCCGCGGCGGCACCGTGCGGCAAGTTACGCTGCGCTCGATCCAGGATGCCTCGGATCACATCTATGGTCCAAATTACGAATGGATCCGCTCCGAAGCCTGCCTCAAGCTGGACTTTGGCGCAGGTCGCCTGCCCGGAATGTTGGTTATGGGGTCTGAGGACCCGCATATGTTCGGCCCACAACAAGGCACAGACCTGCTGGCCTTCTTTACCGGCATATTCGAGCGCACAATGCGCCGCTGGCTGTCTTGA